DNA sequence from the Lysinibacillus sp. FSL W8-0992 genome:
TTTTTGACTGAAGTAGTTTTTTTGTTAGCTGCGATTATTTTTAATTCGTTTACAAATAATTTCTCTAAGGTGTCGTTTTTAATTATTTGGCTGAAGCATTTTTCATCGTATTCACTCGGAAAACGTCTTGCTCTACATAAATAAGATCTCACATAGTAATCACCTTTAACTTTGTTTTTAACTTTGTAACTATAAGTGTAGAACAATTCTCCGCAACAACCACAAGTGATTAAACCACTAAAAAGGCTTTCTCTTGCTTTCCCTGCGTTCTTACCAGGAGGGTGTCTAGCTAATAAAGCTTGTACTCTGTTAAATTGATCTTCTGTTATTAATGGTTCGTGGACTCCTTTGAAATATTCTTCCTTATATTGAACCTCACCTATATACAAACGATTACTTAAAATTCTACGTATTGCAAGAAAACGTCTATTAGCAAATCCTTCATCTTTTAAGGCTTCTTGAATTTTTGTTATGGAGTGATATTGCTCATATAAGTCAAAAATTCTGTGAACTTTTTTAGATTCATGTTCATCTACAACCAAAATATTATTTCCTTCACTATCTACACCTTTTTTATATCCAGTGGGTAAATAGTTTCCACTTAACAAACGGTAACCTGCTTCAATTCGCTTTTTGATTCCACTTTGCATGCGCTCTGTAATAGTGGCTCTTTCTAATTCAGCAAAAACAGCGAGAATACCAATCATAGCCATTCCAAATGGGGTTGTAGTATCTAATGTTTCGGACACGCTCACAAACGCTACGTTGTTTTTCAAAAAATAATCTTGAATCAATGTCATGGTATCTCTTTGAGAACGTGATAAACGATCCAAACGATAAACCATAACAACGTCAAAGTCATTTATTCTACTCAATAATCTTTGTAAATCAGGTCTTTCTAAAGAAGCCCCACTGTATGCTGGATCGCTGAAATGTTCAGCAAATTCCCATCCTTTAGAAGCGCACATCGCTTCCATACGCTCTAACTGTATATCGATACTGTAATTACCATCTTGTGAACTTGTACTATAACGACTGTATAAAGCTACCCTTTTTTTATCCTCCAATTTATCCCTTATCTCCTTTTATATAAGAAAAGAGCAAGCGAATGAGCCTACTCTATAAAATGTTTAATTGTTTGACGTCAAAAATTAATTAAATAAAATCTCTAACCACTCGTATTACTTTGCCTATTATCCTAGCTGGATTTAACTCATCAACAATGATTGGCTCATATTTCGGATTATCTGGCATTAAGAAAGCAATATCGCCTTGCTTTTTTACTCTTTTTAAAGTAGCTTCTGTATCTCCATTAACAAGGACTGCAGCAAGCTCTCCACTTTCTATATCACTTTGTTCTCTTATTAACACTCTTGATCCGTTCGGGATTGTCGGCTCCATACTATCACCATTAGCAATCAATGAGAATAAATTCCCTTGAGGCAATGAATCATCAATTTCATATGTAAAGCTTTCTATATTTTGCTCTGCTAAAATAGGTGCTCCACAAGCTATTTTTCCTAGTATTGGTATTTTAATGAATTTCGGTTGAATAGGTGTTACGTTATTAGGTAAATCATCCTTCTCAACTAATATGTCTATAGGAGTTAACCCTAACGCACCTGCGATTTTTGGAAGATCATCCATCGATATTTTCCTGGTTCCGTTTAAATATCTCGTTACTGTACTTCTATCTACACCGATCCTATTAGCTAACTCTATTGGTTTCATATTGATTGCATCTAATGTTTTTTGAATGTACTTAGCGACTTCTAGCGAATCTCTCACATTATCACCTCCTTCAAATTTATACTAACATGTTTCCTTATAGGAAACAATAGGAGGATTTAAGTAATGTTTTTATATTTTTCATATATTTTTGTTGACGCATTGGAAACTACGATGCTATTATTTGGATAACAAAAGGAATGGAGGTGCTATAAATGAGATTTAATTACAATAGATTAAAAGCTGAACGCATTGCAAAAGGTTTAACGATTCAAGAAATGGCAGATGAATTAGGCGTTTCAAAAGGTACTTATTCCAAGAAAGAGAACGGAAAGCTACCTGTTACTGTAGATGATTTTTCGGTGATTTCTAGTAAATTAGGCATCACATGCGAGAAAATTAACATTTTTTTTACCCATAATGTTGCCAATTCGGAAACAAGTAATGATTTTGTTTTAAATTAGTGAGCCGAAACGGCACATTAAAGAGGTGAAATAGGGATGCAAAAAATATTTATCCCTCATCTAATATTCGAGGGTGAAAAAATCGAAACGCCCTTAGGGTTATCCGAATTATTGGAGCCAGCATGGTCCACAAACGTTGATACTTCAAAAATTGATGAGGTTGTCAGTTTATATGACCGAGAGGTTTACAAAAATGAAAGAGGGCGTTGGATGACTAAGTATACAAGGAAAGCAGGTGTTCCTAATTGAAAATCAAAGTAGCTGAGTGGAATGCAATGTCAGATGAAAGTAAACAAGCTGCACTAAATAAAAAAGCAAGTATTAGTAAAACAATCCTTGCAAGGAGGCAAACGAATTGAAACGTAAAGTAGCTGAATGGTTAGCGTTACCGATTGAACAACGATTAGCTTTGATTAGCAACGCGATTAATACAGCTGTAGCAGTGCGTTACAAATAAAACTATCAATCTATTGGAGGTAATTAAATATGTCAGAAACAATTAACACAGTTCAACATTATTACACAAAAGATTTTGGCGCATATAAGCAATCAGAAGATAACTTCGTTGCTAATCAAGAATTAACGGTGACTATCACATTAAACGAGTACCGTAAATTAATTAGTGAATCTGCTCAAGCTAACGCGAAAATCGAAGAAGCGAATAAGAATAAATTCATTCGCGAAGAAGAAAATCGCAAGTTGAAAGAAGAAATCGCTAGATTAAAAGGTTTGCTTTATGAAAAAACAGTTGTTGAACCAGTTGAGGAGGAAACGGTATGAAAGCAGTATTGAATGTTAAAGGTACGAAGTTGTCAGTAGTTGGTCTTAATATTCATGAAAGCCACGTAACAAGC
Encoded proteins:
- a CDS encoding LexA family protein — encoded protein: MRDSLEVAKYIQKTLDAINMKPIELANRIGVDRSTVTRYLNGTRKISMDDLPKIAGALGLTPIDILVEKDDLPNNVTPIQPKFIKIPILGKIACGAPILAEQNIESFTYEIDDSLPQGNLFSLIANGDSMEPTIPNGSRVLIREQSDIESGELAAVLVNGDTEATLKRVKKQGDIAFLMPDNPKYEPIIVDELNPARIIGKVIRVVRDFI
- a CDS encoding recombinase family protein, encoding MEDKKRVALYSRYSTSSQDGNYSIDIQLERMEAMCASKGWEFAEHFSDPAYSGASLERPDLQRLLSRINDFDVVMVYRLDRLSRSQRDTMTLIQDYFLKNNVAFVSVSETLDTTTPFGMAMIGILAVFAELERATITERMQSGIKKRIEAGYRLLSGNYLPTGYKKGVDSEGNNILVVDEHESKKVHRIFDLYEQYHSITKIQEALKDEGFANRRFLAIRRILSNRLYIGEVQYKEEYFKGVHEPLITEDQFNRVQALLARHPPGKNAGKARESLFSGLITCGCCGELFYTYSYKVKNKVKGDYYVRSYLCRARRFPSEYDEKCFSQIIKNDTLEKLFVNELKIIAANKKTTSVKKERRKNYDLSIKRIGEKINRLIDLYTDGDLDKDMLNLKIGQLNKEKEELLAKQALEAQNDSVRIDFEQLDKMLVDFDKLEFRAKRAIVEKVLSNVIIEEESVIFEWNL
- a CDS encoding helix-turn-helix domain-containing protein — its product is MRFNYNRLKAERIAKGLTIQEMADELGVSKGTYSKKENGKLPVTVDDFSVISSKLGITCEKINIFFTHNVANSETSNDFVLN